A single window of Verrucomicrobiia bacterium DNA harbors:
- a CDS encoding VanW family protein, with product MSPQKQTKQKSKKEQQPDKAVGSHTKWSIRSRPLFIGMMGFFLSLGVLGTVYAFVYNDRYLPRTHLGGVSIGGRTRAEAEELLKAKQHSFLEKPLHITHNEKSWDIAPAELETSITYASQLDELWKEEKQGSAWGQLALLFSAPVTPRYADVSMTALGVKGQEVLKEKVLGSIETAFEETTLSITPLEVKVVPGKAGERLDQAGFEDDIATAFEKNTNDITLHLEPSQPEVTTEMAEPARLRAEEILAKPLQLTLADKAFAVDQATLAEWLTAEVARDTAKQATGLQLVLTSKAGSKLTEWAATVNRAAANVRLATGADGKVTVVEGDVDGRAVHEEKTLAAVLTYIQSTATSAKVVGEVEVKKADVRADTLASLGIQELVGTATTDYAGSPNNRKFNIAKGARDLDRKLVKPGETFSTTKTLGPIEESTGYLPELVIKGNRTTPEAGGGLCQVSTTLFRSVLNAGLPIVERQNHAYRVSYYELGVGPGLDATIYDPSPDFKWKNDFGTAVYVQSKIVGTKITFDLFGTKDGRSSVISPPQIIETYKVGDPIYSESDTVLRGQTKQIERAHDGAKTSVTYVVNKDGKDVYKRTFISVYKAWPAQYLVGTGTAPEPTPTPTPAPAA from the coding sequence CAGAAACAAACCAAGCAAAAATCGAAGAAGGAACAGCAGCCTGACAAGGCGGTTGGTTCCCACACAAAGTGGAGCATTCGCTCGCGGCCCCTTTTCATTGGAATGATGGGGTTTTTCTTGTCATTGGGTGTCCTGGGGACGGTGTATGCGTTTGTGTATAACGACCGCTACTTGCCACGCACTCATTTGGGTGGCGTGTCCATTGGTGGGCGGACCCGCGCGGAGGCCGAAGAGCTTCTTAAGGCCAAGCAACATTCTTTCTTAGAAAAGCCGCTTCATATTACGCACAACGAAAAGTCTTGGGATATTGCTCCCGCCGAGTTGGAAACTTCCATTACGTACGCCTCCCAACTCGATGAGCTTTGGAAGGAAGAGAAGCAGGGAAGCGCATGGGGCCAGCTGGCGCTCCTTTTCAGCGCGCCTGTTACACCCCGGTATGCCGACGTGAGCATGACAGCCCTTGGGGTGAAGGGCCAGGAAGTGTTAAAGGAAAAAGTCCTAGGGTCCATTGAGACTGCTTTTGAGGAGACCACCCTTTCCATTACGCCGCTTGAGGTAAAAGTTGTACCAGGAAAAGCGGGAGAGCGGCTGGACCAGGCTGGTTTTGAGGATGACATTGCCACAGCTTTTGAAAAAAATACCAATGACATTACCCTGCACTTGGAGCCTTCCCAGCCAGAAGTGACTACGGAGATGGCGGAGCCCGCCAGGCTCCGGGCGGAAGAAATCTTGGCCAAACCCCTGCAGCTGACCTTGGCCGACAAGGCCTTTGCGGTGGACCAAGCAACATTGGCGGAATGGCTGACTGCTGAGGTGGCGAGGGATACCGCCAAGCAGGCCACCGGTCTCCAGCTGGTGCTCACTTCAAAGGCCGGTAGCAAACTTACCGAGTGGGCGGCTACCGTAAACCGTGCTGCGGCAAACGTACGGCTCGCTACGGGGGCGGACGGTAAAGTGACAGTGGTAGAGGGGGATGTGGACGGCCGGGCAGTACACGAGGAAAAAACCTTGGCAGCAGTCCTCACCTACATTCAGTCCACAGCGACTTCCGCCAAAGTAGTGGGCGAAGTTGAGGTAAAGAAGGCTGACGTGCGTGCCGATACCTTGGCTTCTTTGGGAATCCAGGAGTTGGTAGGGACCGCAACGACTGATTACGCGGGCAGCCCGAACAATCGTAAATTCAACATCGCCAAAGGTGCCCGTGATTTGGATAGAAAGCTAGTGAAGCCCGGCGAGACCTTTTCTACCACTAAGACTCTGGGTCCCATTGAAGAGTCCACGGGATACCTGCCTGAGCTGGTTATTAAGGGTAACCGTACTACCCCTGAGGCAGGGGGTGGCCTTTGCCAAGTTTCCACCACACTCTTTAGGTCGGTGCTTAACGCCGGACTTCCTATTGTGGAGCGTCAGAACCATGCATACCGCGTAAGTTACTACGAATTAGGCGTAGGGCCTGGCCTTGATGCCACCATTTACGATCCCAGCCCAGACTTTAAGTGGAAGAATGACTTTGGCACCGCTGTTTACGTGCAGTCCAAAATTGTGGGTACTAAAATTACCTTCGATTTGTTTGGCACTAAAGATGGGCGCAGTTCCGTCATTTCCCCACCGCAGATTATTGAGACCTACAAAGTGGGTGATCCAATCTACAGCGAATCAGACACTGTTCTACGTGGTCAGACCAAGCAAATTGAGCGCGCGCATGACGGCGCTAAGACATCGGTAACGTATGTAGTGAACAAGGATGGGAAAGACGTCTACAAGCGCACCTTCATCAGTGTGTACAAAGCCTGGCCCGCTCAGTACTTGGTAGGTACGGGTACAGCCCCAGAGCCCACACCAACACCTACTCCTGCACCTGCAGCTTGA